One Streptomyces sp. ML-6 DNA segment encodes these proteins:
- a CDS encoding MDR family MFS transporter: MTASDTAPARLEHRQIVTVLWGLMLGMFLAALDQTVVSSALRTIADDLDGLTAQAWVTTAYLVTGTIATPLYGKLSDIHGRRPVYVCAIVLFAAGSLLCGFATSIHELAAFRAVQGLGGGGLMSLAMTVIADLTSPRERGRYQGYITAVFAGASIAGPLLGGMLAGQDTLWGIAGWRWIFLLNVPLAALAVVVVLRVLHVPHRPVPHRLDYGGAVALAIGIVPLLVVAEQGRMWGWGSGRALAAYLLGLTGLVLFVALERRTGDAALLPMRLFSIRAFRLGTALHFVVGIAMFGALTTLPLHLQLARGMTPVAAGLATLPVVVANVTVTLLVGRLMARTGKFKVFLVAGIGSLTLSMVVFATLRSDSPLWYVSIGMLCLGAGLGAAMQTITTLAQSEVPRGDMGAATASVNFFRSNGGTVGTAAFLSILFSLAGSRIAERLAAAEDDPVFRRLAAQPHNAHALDGVLRADGSVNPEDSAFLRALDPHVAQPFLDGYVGAMQVAFLAGVGVALIAFAIAAWRVPDTRLSAD, from the coding sequence ATGACCGCCTCCGACACCGCTCCCGCACGGCTGGAGCACCGGCAGATCGTCACCGTCCTGTGGGGACTCATGCTCGGCATGTTCCTCGCGGCCCTCGACCAGACCGTGGTCTCGTCCGCGTTGCGCACCATCGCCGACGACCTGGACGGGCTGACCGCGCAGGCGTGGGTGACGACCGCGTACCTCGTCACCGGCACCATCGCGACCCCGCTGTACGGGAAGCTCTCCGACATCCACGGCCGCCGCCCGGTGTACGTGTGCGCGATCGTGCTGTTCGCCGCGGGGTCGCTGTTGTGCGGGTTCGCCACGTCGATCCACGAACTCGCGGCCTTCCGCGCCGTCCAGGGGCTCGGCGGCGGCGGACTGATGTCGCTCGCCATGACGGTCATCGCCGACCTGACCTCGCCCCGCGAACGCGGCCGGTACCAGGGGTACATCACGGCGGTCTTCGCCGGGGCGAGCATCGCCGGGCCGCTCCTCGGCGGGATGCTCGCGGGTCAGGACACCCTGTGGGGAATCGCCGGCTGGCGCTGGATCTTCCTGCTCAACGTGCCGCTGGCGGCACTGGCCGTCGTGGTGGTCCTGCGCGTGCTGCATGTGCCGCACCGGCCCGTACCGCACCGGCTGGATTACGGCGGCGCGGTGGCACTGGCCATCGGCATCGTCCCGCTGCTCGTCGTCGCCGAACAGGGCCGGATGTGGGGCTGGGGCTCCGGTCGTGCCCTGGCGGCGTACCTCCTCGGCCTGACCGGCCTGGTCCTCTTCGTCGCGCTGGAGCGCCGGACGGGCGATGCCGCCCTGCTGCCGATGCGGCTGTTCTCCATCCGGGCGTTCCGGCTGGGGACCGCTCTGCACTTCGTCGTCGGCATCGCCATGTTCGGCGCCCTGACGACGCTTCCGCTCCACCTCCAGCTGGCGCGGGGCATGACCCCGGTGGCGGCGGGCCTGGCCACGCTGCCCGTCGTGGTCGCGAACGTGACGGTGACGCTGCTGGTCGGGCGGCTGATGGCCCGGACGGGAAAGTTCAAGGTGTTCCTGGTGGCGGGCATCGGTTCGCTGACGCTCTCCATGGTGGTGTTCGCGACCCTCCGGTCGGACAGCCCCCTGTGGTACGTCTCCATCGGCATGCTCTGCCTGGGGGCCGGCCTCGGCGCCGCGATGCAGACCATCACCACGCTCGCCCAGTCGGAGGTGCCCCGCGGCGACATGGGGGCGGCGACGGCATCCGTCAACTTCTTCCGCTCCAACGGCGGTACGGTCGGCACCGCGGCGTTCCTCTCCATTCTCTTCTCCCTGGCGGGTTCCCGGATCGCCGAACGCCTCGCCGCGGCCGAGGACGACCCGGTCTTCCGCCGCCTCGCCGCGCAACCGCACAACGCCCACGCACTCGACGGTGTGCTCCGCGCCGACGGCAGTGTGAATCCGGAGGACTCCGCCTTCCTCCGCGCGCTCGACCCCCACGTGGCCCAGCCCTTCCTCGACGGCTACGTCGGCGCCATGCAGGTCGCCTTCCTCGCCGGCGTCGGCGTCGCCCTCATCGCCTTCGCCATCGCCGCCTGGCGGGTACCGGACACCAGGCTGTCGGCGGACTGA
- a CDS encoding TetR/AcrR family transcriptional regulator, producing MAAPVPHDRSSDADTRHRIIRATATLLQQRGYESTSVKRIAAAAQASPSSVYHFFPGGKQELAAEAMRHGAREFGEMLTKGLSSSADPADATAACALLLADDLKQSDWSDGCPVAVTALETIGRAPGLQEAATRSLTEWRDLVTAKLTGSGIAPDTARSLAGTVISTLEGAELLSRVTADDTPLRNAAVHLAQLVRAAPRN from the coding sequence ATGGCAGCCCCCGTCCCGCACGACCGCTCGTCCGACGCCGACACCCGTCACCGGATCATCCGGGCCACGGCCACACTGCTTCAGCAGCGGGGATACGAGAGCACCTCGGTCAAGCGCATCGCCGCCGCCGCACAGGCATCACCCAGCTCCGTCTACCACTTCTTCCCCGGAGGCAAGCAGGAGCTCGCCGCCGAGGCGATGCGCCACGGCGCACGGGAGTTCGGCGAGATGCTCACGAAGGGGCTCTCCTCCTCCGCCGACCCGGCCGACGCCACGGCCGCCTGCGCCCTGCTGCTCGCCGACGATCTCAAGCAGTCGGACTGGAGCGACGGCTGCCCGGTCGCGGTGACCGCCCTGGAGACCATCGGCCGCGCCCCCGGCCTCCAGGAAGCCGCCACCCGGTCCCTCACCGAATGGCGGGACCTCGTCACGGCCAAGCTGACCGGGAGCGGCATCGCCCCGGACACCGCCCGCTCCCTCGCCGGGACGGTCATCAGCACCCTGGAGGGCGCCGAACTGCTCAGCCGCGTGACCGCCGACGACACCCCCCTTCGCAACGCCGCCGTACACCTCGCACAACTCGTCAGGGCAGCGCCCCGGAACTGA